The Hymenobacter baengnokdamensis genome includes a region encoding these proteins:
- a CDS encoding M48 family metallopeptidase — protein MRNLLLMLALVLSVMTARAASPADTARARPAFNVEAATQHYLDTLTPAQKARSDAYFEGGYWLQLWNVVYALGVAGIFLGLGLSRHLRGLVGRLPRPWLRTWAYAALYLLASFVLSLPLTVYEGYVREHSYGLSNLTFGAWLGETLTSLALSVVFGSLLVVALYAAIRRTGRSWWLWGTAIVGAFLVISVAVGPVFISPLFNKYTAVPAGPVREGILSMARADGVPADNVYYFDASKQSKRISANVSGLGSTIRVSLNDNLLRRCTPAEIQAVMGHELGHYVLNHIPKMLVFFIVLLAVAFRLVDWAFGWLVARYGPRWGIAGLADVGSLPLLVALFSVASLLATPLTNTIVRTSEQEADMFGLNAARQPDGFAAVAMKLSEYRKIAPTPLEEMIFFDHPSGRTRVQSAMRWKAEHLSDR, from the coding sequence ATGCGTAATCTGCTACTAATGCTGGCCTTAGTGCTAAGTGTTATGACGGCGCGGGCGGCGTCTCCGGCCGATACGGCCCGTGCCCGGCCCGCCTTTAACGTAGAGGCCGCCACCCAGCACTACCTCGATACCCTGACGCCGGCCCAAAAAGCGAGGTCCGACGCTTATTTTGAAGGCGGCTACTGGCTGCAGCTCTGGAACGTGGTATATGCGCTGGGGGTGGCGGGAATATTTCTGGGCTTGGGCTTGTCGCGCCACCTGCGCGGGCTGGTGGGGCGGCTGCCCCGGCCGTGGCTGCGTACCTGGGCGTACGCGGCGCTGTATCTGCTGGCCTCTTTCGTACTTAGCCTGCCCCTGACGGTGTACGAAGGCTACGTGCGTGAGCACAGCTACGGCCTCTCCAATCTGACTTTCGGGGCCTGGCTGGGCGAAACACTAACCAGCTTGGCGCTGTCGGTGGTATTTGGCAGTCTGCTGGTAGTGGCCTTGTATGCAGCCATCCGGCGCACCGGGCGCAGCTGGTGGCTGTGGGGCACGGCTATTGTGGGCGCTTTTCTGGTTATCTCGGTGGCGGTGGGGCCAGTGTTTATCAGCCCACTGTTCAATAAATACACGGCGGTGCCGGCCGGGCCCGTGCGCGAGGGTATTCTGTCTATGGCTCGCGCCGACGGCGTGCCTGCCGATAACGTCTACTATTTCGACGCTTCCAAGCAAAGCAAGCGCATCAGTGCCAATGTCAGCGGCCTGGGCAGCACTATTCGGGTATCGCTCAACGACAACCTGCTGCGCCGCTGCACACCGGCTGAGATACAAGCCGTAATGGGCCACGAGCTGGGCCACTACGTGCTAAACCACATTCCCAAAATGCTGGTATTCTTCATCGTGCTGCTGGCGGTAGCCTTCCGGCTGGTCGATTGGGCGTTTGGCTGGCTGGTGGCGCGCTATGGGCCACGGTGGGGCATTGCCGGGCTGGCCGACGTGGGCAGCCTGCCGCTGCTGGTAGCCCTGTTTTCGGTGGCAAGCCTGCTGGCTACGCCGCTAACCAATACCATCGTGCGCACGAGTGAGCAGGAAGCCGATATGTTTGGCCTGAATGCCGCGCGCCAGCCCGACGGCTTTGCGGCAGTAGCCATGAA